Below is a window of Drosophila willistoni isolate 14030-0811.24 chromosome XR unlocalized genomic scaffold, UCI_dwil_1.1 Seg144, whole genome shotgun sequence DNA.
ACAGAAACCGCAAGGTGCGTTTTCCCccaagttttttttgtagctGAAAAGCAATCagacaacaacagaaacacaAGTTGCTCTATAAAGAGCGAAAAAAGCCATAAGAGAAACAATTACAAAAAACAATTCGATAGATGCGAGAgtaaaaggaaaataataataaaagcgTAAGAATACAATTCCATTTTCCATAAACATAGCAACATTTTGTGCTATTATCGAAACGAAAATCAAAACCGttgaatatatataagaaaCATTATCggagaacagaaaaaaaaattcctttttgtttcgtttttattaaaatttagatAGCTTGAAAGTACATAATATTAATGTTGCACCATGGCTAGCGATAATGCCGAGCCATTGACGCCACGTCGCTGTGTCATTTGCGGGATTGAACCTCCCGAATTGGATGCCAATGGCAAGAGTGCCTATCATTATCCAAAGACCATGGATGAGGCACGCATCTGGCAACGTAGCATGGCCGCCAACAATGTGTGTCTGGAGAGTATACGGGACCAGTGTTGCGTTTGCATTGAGCATATACCAGAATTTGTGGCACGTGCCCACAAGCAGTGCGCCAAGTTCAAGGCCAATGAGGAGGCCGATGCAGAGCTCCGTGCGAAGCTGCAAAGCGATGCCGAAGTCGATTTGTGCCAGTGTCCTGATGAGGGCATGGACTTAAATCGGCCATCCGTCAATGTTTTGCTACTTCCGGGTGCCACGTTGCCATCGTATTTTGGCAAAGCTTTTGCCAAGAATTGTGATGgcgataacaacaacaatgccaatgccaatggCAATGAGGGCGACGGTGGCGATGAACAATCGTGGAAGGGCAATCAAGATGGTGTGGATAAAAGAGATTCAGAATCGGATACCGAAATTTTTGTACTCGAATCGGATTTTAAAGACAATGGCGCCACATTTCCCGATATCGATGAGACAGAGGTGACTGTTTTGCGTACACCGACCCAAGAAGATCATGAACTCAATCTGTTGGCAGAAGAATGCGAAGAGGAGGAACAATCATGTCTAGGTATGGCCAATTCACTCCAAGTCTAACCATTCATCGACATCCTTGGTTCACTTAGGTCGTAGGGATATGTGTTTGACTGGGTGCACGGATGTTTTACTACTTGGACGTGGCCTACATTCGACCGACGTGTGCCCTTGCGAGTGCGATCAGTGCACAAAGAAACCGACGGCGGCTCTCGACGACGATAAAATGTGTTGTAATCCGCCATGTTGTCCGGATCCAGCGCCACCGGAATACTTTGATCAACCACCCTGTGGTTGTGAGTGCGAGCAACAGGTGCGCCGAGAGCTCGGTCGGGTTATCAAGAAGCAAAAGAATCGCATACGCGAGCTCGAAGAGTTGCTCTGCCGTCAGCACAAGTTGCATCATTGTTTGCAGACGAAGGTCGATGAGTTGTATTGTGAGTTTGGACGCGTCGATGAGGATGATAGGACCCGTTTACGGTGTTGCGCCAATCGCGATCCACCCAATTGTGCAGAGGTACAGAGGCCTAAAGAGACACCAGTGCCGGTGCCAGAAGCAACCAAAAAGGAGCGATCGAAAGCACAGAAGAAACGAAGGACTGCTCCAAAGATTCGAGACCCCGAATCGGATGCCATTGAAGAAGAGCATAATTTGCCAAACCGTGTCCATTTGTATTCAACGAAAAATCCCGATTTCAAGAATACCGATCGCACACGTCATCCCGCATGGGTAACAACTGTGGAGAGTTCAGATAGCATTGATTCAACAAATACGGAACGCAAACGAAGGCAAATTCCGGAAGAAACCAATCCGCCAGCACGAATAACATTGCCATCGGAAAATATTCGAGATGcgcgtcatcatcatcaattcGAACGAAACGTAACTCATGAAAAAACTCAGAAACTTTCAGATACTAAAAACTGAATAAAATTTTTCCGTATACaccaaattgaaaaaaagaaTTGCTTAAAttcgcagtcggtaggattcgAACCTACGCTCCCAGAGGGAATCTGATTTCTAGTCAGACGCCTTAACCGCTCGGCCACGACTGCTGCCATAACGGTTCAGTCTTTCTGGCCAACAAGAAAtgataaaattttattataaataaaaaaaaaagcttttaaGCCAAATCAAAGGGGTGTCTCTTCTTGGCTATTATCTATCGAAACACTTGACTAATCGTATACGAGAGATATGACGTAAGAAAATTTGCTATTAATAGATTAATTTCATGTTGGCCaatttaattacatatatttttattcgtttctttTACAAATTGCATAACGATTGATTTGGTGCACAAGTTATGACTGAGTCCTCTCCTATCTCCTTTTTGCGTGGCCATCATAACGGCGCTCAAGTCTCGCACTACATGCCACACGCCACTCAACTGGCTGGCTACCTCCTCCTCTTcctactcctcctcctcctccacctcctccacctcctccacctcctccacctcctcctctTTCCTccattcatccatccatctcCTACTTTTGTTACCCATTCATCATCCCACTCTTTCATCCCCCGTCTCCCCCCACCCTACTGTGTGCAATcatgcaaataaaatatttttctttttgttttttgtgcattttttGCATTCgttttttatgtgtgtgtgtgtgtgtttgcaaaAGTTTaacccaaatattttgtagaCATGCAATATTTAtgctgcaacaacaattacaacacttACAATAACAGTTTTTTATACTCTTTGCCCAAAAGTATATATCCAATTGGAGCTCAATGATAACAAAAGCTGCTGCTCTAAAGATTTTTCCAATGGAATAATTTATTTGCCATAAATTCAACACCTCTGCagattttatatattatttttattggaTGATCTAAGTGAGCTAAAATAAtgcaataaaaaaagaaacactgGGACAAGCTTTTACTGTCTTTTAGATGGAATCATTGCCTTTTCTAGTTAAAATTTGTCTTTTTTAAATTCAGTTCAAAATATCAATCCACATTGATTTTTCTTAATGGTTTTTCTAATAAACTTGAAAGTAGCTAAATTAACCGAGAAAGCTAATCCATAAAGATCCAGAGAGAGTATACAAATCTCGACTTGATCAAAATTGATCGTTCACTTGaatatttttgtgtaaaaattGTTGTAACCCTCCACCGACCACTCGACAAGCAGCCACCCCTACCTTTTGGCTCCCTTTGCCTTTCCCTTttccgtctctctctctcttgctctctctgtctctgacACTGGctcgttctctctctccctcaaCTCACCTGAAAACCAGCTGCCATTCatttgccaattttttttttgttttgcttttatttgtgtattttgttgctgttaaTGTTAATGCCTAATGCAGGCAGTCAGCCCCTCGAAATGCAGCTGTCCCTCATCGTCAACCGTTTGTGTTGCATTGCTCCTGCATTTAGCGAGCAATTTTCACATGCTATTCTAAATTTTCATAAACCCATTAAAATgataattaaaagaaataattttatattttttttctctgtttttttttgctcgccCATTTATTTACTCTCTGTTTTTGTGGGGCGTCGACTGTTGCGCTTCAGCAGCAGCGGTAGAGGCAGTGGCAGCCGAGTTACTGCTGCATCtgcattatttatttattatgtatGCAAATGCATTTAATTGCAATGCGAATGTTGCAAAATATGAGAGCAGGCGGGGATGATGAAGTATGCGAATGGAGGGGCCGAGTGCAGGAGGGGGGAAATATGCCAGAATGCGTTGAGGTATGAGGGAAAGGCAGAGCCaaacaatttgcatattttagcatgtaatgaaatttgtaataaTTCTGCAATTAATTGCGTACGTGTGTCCTTCCCATACGTGCCACAAccgcaacaccaacaacaacagcagtgGCAACAGTGGGAGTGGTAGACAGGATAGTCAGGTCCAGTTTCCTCTCCGCCCCTCTACAAGCTTTAGTAACTTTTTTCGCTTACCAATCCTCACCAGTCCTTACCAGTCCATTCACTGGAAATAACAAGTCTCTCAATGTTTTTTCACTAGCTACTGAAGGTCACAATTGAATGAAGAAAATTTCGAGTGACCTAAGTATATAGAAAGTAAAATTTAAGGGCAAACACAGATGCCATAATcggtttaaataaataataaggGGCATTAGCATAAAGTTAGGTTTAGGGCTAGAATTTTGATGGGTATGAAATGGAAGAAATTAAGGATCATAGTTAGTCGAATGAGCCAAAATTAAGGATAAATTTCTGTAGATTGCAAGAAAAGCTTTcaacttaaaaatataattccCTCActcagaaaataaatatattaaaatttacttggtGAATAGGCAAATCATTTGGAAACGTAATTTTTCTGTGGTATTGTGTCTCTTAAGGTTTATATCCGCATTGagtttcgttgttttttttttttttcgtggtagatataagatataatatcttaatttttttccgtattttgcttttgtttcaaatttgcAACGATTTGAACTTTCATTTATCATCAGGCGTGTTTTTCGAAAACCAACCTTTTTAATTGTCGAAAATTGCTGCTAATTTTGAGCGTTTCAAATTTGTTCGCATTTTGCACATGACTTTTGTGAATTGCGGCAATTAAAGCATTTAACACGCATTTCGGTTCAGCCAAAAACGCACAACTCATTTATCATCATGAtggaaacaaaatatatacatacacagatggatatatgtatatatagataactATTTTCAATATCTTTGCTGTGTTTCCCGCGCCAACACCTCCCCTTCAGCCGGCGGCTGTGGCCCACCTCTTGAACATTTAATTGGCTGTGCTCTCAAACGGCGCGAAACTAATGaaaaaatcatcatcaaagacccaaaaaaaaacaaaaaaaaaaaaatgaaaatacaaaacaaaatacaaaatataaataagtagaaaaaataacaacaacaacaaaaaggaaacaaagACCAAGAAAGACAAGAAACATAGAATTTtaaagtcatttctactaattttattacgaatttgttttttttttgttttgttcttgcACAAATGATTATGGGCTGgctataaaagaaaacaacatctGAGGACTCGCATCAGATGTGGCAAGGGAAtgaagaaaaagcaaaacgaAACCATTCTTGAAAAGGAAAACAGATGAAAATATACGAAAGCAGAAAGCAGTAAAGGAAACAACGAGTTTTTCGCACTCACCACTCACCACCCGCCCCCCAAAATCCAAAAGCCTCGACTTTAAGATACCCTATATACAGGCTTTTAATACCTTATACTCACTTGAGACTTAAATTCTCATAGATAACTAGAGAGAAACAACAtagaaaaagtgaaaagttaCTTGGCCAGAAAAAATATACCTCTTAATAAACGAGTCGAGTCCAGGGTGTCTAGGGTAGAAATGgccaaaagagagagaaaataacaacaaacagcaAATGATGCCTAGGACAAACACGAATCcgaataaatgaaaataagggaaaacaattgaaaaacatTCAAATATCTGTTGCAATTTGCCCCTGTAATCGGGTCGGGCATCTTCAAcgcaaaaattttcaatgaccctgcaaaatgaaatgaaaacataaacatgcaaaacaattaaaaataaacaacaaaa
It encodes the following:
- the LOC6639138 gene encoding uncharacterized protein LOC6639138, whose amino-acid sequence is MASDNAEPLTPRRCVICGIEPPELDANGKSAYHYPKTMDEARIWQRSMAANNVCLESIRDQCCVCIEHIPEFVARAHKQCAKFKANEEADAELRAKLQSDAEVDLCQCPDEGMDLNRPSVNVLLLPGATLPSYFGKAFAKNCDGDNNNNANANGNEGDGGDEQSWKGNQDGVDKRDSESDTEIFVLESDFKDNGATFPDIDETEVTVLRTPTQEDHELNLLAEECEEEEQSCLGRRDMCLTGCTDVLLLGRGLHSTDVCPCECDQCTKKPTAALDDDKMCCNPPCCPDPAPPEYFDQPPCGCECEQQVRRELGRVIKKQKNRIRELEELLCRQHKLHHCLQTKVDELYCEFGRVDEDDRTRLRCCANRDPPNCAEVQRPKETPVPVPEATKKERSKAQKKRRTAPKIRDPESDAIEEEHNLPNRVHLYSTKNPDFKNTDRTRHPAWVTTVESSDSIDSTNTERKRRQIPEETNPPARITLPSENIRDARHHHQFERNVTHEKTQKLSDTKN